One Indicator indicator isolate 239-I01 chromosome 9, UM_Iind_1.1, whole genome shotgun sequence genomic window carries:
- the KHK gene encoding ketohexokinase codes for MAAKPSAGPEGEKRIMCVGLVCLDIISVVEAYPAEDSDSRCLSQRWQRGGNASNSCTVLALLGAPCSFMGSLAPGHAADFIVADFRRRGVDVTHVAWQPRGDVPCACCVISAASGSRTIVLYDTNLPDVTAHDFERVDLSQYKWIHWEARNAAEQVAMIRRVEQYNQSRPAAERVRISVEVEKPRQELLQLMGLGHVVFISKDLAQHLGYQSAPEALQGLRSRVQPGALLICAWAEKGADAMGPNGELVHSDAFPPETLVDTLGAGDTFNAAMIFALSAGKSLQDALTFGCQIAGRKCGIQGFDSIV; via the exons ATGGCGGCAAAACCCAGCGCCGGCCCCGAGGGGGAGAAACGGATCATGTGCGTGGGGCTGGTGTGTCTGGACATCATCAGTGTGGTGGAGGCCTATCCGGCCGAGGACTCCGATAGTAG GTGCTTATCACAGCGGTGGCAGCGGGGCGGGAACGCCTCCAACTCCTGCACGGTGCTGGCGCTGCTGGGAGCCCCCTGCTCCTTCATGGGCTCGCTGGCCCCCGGGCACGCCGCCGA TTTCATTGTGGCGGATTTCCGGCGCCGGGGTGTGGATGTGACGCACGTGGCCTGGCAGCCCCGTGGGGACGTGCCCTGCGCCTGCTGCGTTATCAGTGCTGCCAGCGGCTCCCGGACCATTGTGCTCTATGACAC GAACTTGCCCGATGTGACAGCTCATGACTTCGAGCGGGTTGACCTCTCCCAGTACAAGTGGATCCACTGGGAG GCCCGGAATGCCGCAGAACAGGTGGCAATGATACGGCGAGTGGAACAGTACAACCAGTCGCGGCCCGCAGCGGAGAGAGTCCGAATCTCGGTGGAAGTGGAGAAGCCacggcaggagctgctgcagctgatgggCCTGGGGCACGTG GTATTCATCAGCAAGGACCTGGCCCAGCATTTGGGGTACCAGTCAGCCCCTGAGGCACTACAGGGGTTGCGCAGCCGTGTACAGCCAGG GGCCTTGCTGATCTGTGCCTGGGCCGAGAAAGGGGCTGATGCTATGGGACCCAATGGAGAGCTGGTGCACTCAGATGCATTCCCCCCAGAGACTCTTGTGGACACACTGGGAGCCGGGGACACCTTCAATGCTGCCATGATCTTCGCACTTTCAGCAG GAAAGAGCCTGCAGGATGCCCTCACCTTTGGCTGCCAGATCGCAGGCAGGAAATGTGGGATCCAGGGCTTTGACAGCATCGTCTGA
- the LOC128968893 gene encoding coiled-coil domain-containing protein 25-like produces the protein MVSYFTSSASPSVYTIYMGKDKYENEDLIKYGWPEDTWFHVDKLSSAHVYLRLHKGQTVDDIPKEVLIDCAHLVKANSIQGCKINNVSVVYTPWTNLKKTADMDVGQIGFHRQKDVKMLTVEKKVNEILNRLEKTKVERFPDLAAEKEARDREERNEKKAQIQEMKRKEKEEMKKKKELEELRSYSSLMKAENMSSNQDGNDSDDFM, from the exons ATGGTGTCTTACTTCACCTCCAGCG cttctccttctgTTTACACCATTTACATGGGGAAGGATAAGTATGAAA ATGAAGACCTGATAAAGTATGGCTGGCCTGAAGATACCTG GTTCCATGTGGACAAGCTCTCCTCTGCACACGTGTACCTGCGGCTGCACAAG GGGCAGACAGTGGATGACATTCCTAAAGAGGTTTTGATAGACTGTGCCCATCTGgtgaaggcaaacagcatccaaG gaTGCAAAATAAACAATGTCAGTGTGGTGTACACACCATGGACCAACCTGAAGAAGACAGCAGACATGGATGTGGGGCAAATCGGCTTTCACAGGCAGAAGGAT GTGAAGATGCTGACGGTGGAGAAGAAGGTGAATGAGATCCTGAACCGGCTGGAGAAGACCAAAGTGGAGCGTTTCCCAGACCTGGCTGCGGAGAAGGAGGCCCGggacagggaggagagaaaCGAGAAAAAAGCCCAGATCCAAGAGATGAAgcggaaggaaaaggaagagatgaagaagaagaaagagctgGAAGAACTTAG GAGCTACTCCTCATTGATGAAGGCTGAGAACATGTCCTCCAATCAG GATGGCAATGATTCAGATGACTTTATGTGA